The Cryptosporangium minutisporangium genome segment GACTCCGCACACCGAGTTCGAGGCGCAGGTCTACATCCTCAGCAAGGACGAGGGTGGCCGCCACACGCCGTTCTTCAACAACTACCGTCCGCAGTTCTACTTCCGCACCACCGACGTGACCGGTGTCGTCACCCTCCCCGAGGGCACCGAGATGGTCATGCCGGGTGACAACACCGAGATGTCGGTGAAGCTCATCCAGCCGGTGGCGATGGAGAACAACCTGCGGTTCTCGATCCGCGAGGGTGGTCGGACCGTCGGCGCCGGCCGCATCACCAAGATCAACAAGTAGTTGTCCGCGGGGTCGCGTGCGGCCCCGGCACCTGACGGTGCTTTGCGGCGCGGCGGTCGGGTCGCATCGATCCGACCGCCGCTCCGCGCGGACCACTACCCGGCAGCCACCCGACCCCCGGCGTAACAGACAGGACTGAAGGTTCCATGGCGGGACAGAAGATCCGCATCCGGCTCAAGGCCTATGACCACGAGGTCATCGACAGCTCGGCGCGGAAGATCGTCGACACCGTGATCCGCACCGGTGCGTCGGTTGCGGGCCCCGTGCCGCTGCCGACCGAGAAGAACATCTACTGCGTGATCCGCTCGCCGCACAAGTACAAGGACTCCCGCGAGCACTTCGAGATGCGGACCCACAAGCGGCTGATCGACATCCTCGACCCGACGCCGAAGACCGTCGACTCGCTCATGCGGCTCGACCTCCCCGCCGGCGTCGACATCGAGATCAAGCTCTAAGAGGCCTATTCAGGCCTGGTAGTAGAACGGATGGCACGGCGCTCACATCGCGAGAAGCGCGGATGGC includes the following:
- the rpsJ gene encoding 30S ribosomal protein S10 → MAGQKIRIRLKAYDHEVIDSSARKIVDTVIRTGASVAGPVPLPTEKNIYCVIRSPHKYKDSREHFEMRTHKRLIDILDPTPKTVDSLMRLDLPAGVDIEIKL